The Vibrio alginolyticus NBRC 15630 = ATCC 17749 genomic sequence CCACACATCATGACAAAGCTACGCTGAGCTGAGAATGGCGCATCAGCGGCGTTGGACAGTAAACCCGATTCGATGAGTTCAGGAATTCGGCCTTGTAATTTACCATCAACCACTTCCCTGCTGACTATCGGTATATACTTTAATCTGCCTTCATATCGTTGCTGAAGCTGTTCAATTAGGTATTTATAAACCAGATCTTTTTCGAAACGAACGGCATGAACCAGCACAATGCGCTCATTGTGAGGCGGTAAGTTTATATCATCCAGCAGCGACAAAAACGGTCCAATCCCCGTACCTGTAGATAGCAGCCACAGGTCATGAGCCTGTTTAGGAATAGAATCATGGATTAAATCGCCATGTGCGGTGGTACCGACATAAATGCTATCACCAGATTTAAGCTTTTGGAGCCGTGGAGAAAGTTGTCCTTGAGGGTCGGCTACTATTAGAAACTCCAACCAATCGAATTGCTCGCTTGGCGCATTAACCACAGAGTAAGCGCGGCTGATCGGCTTACCTTCATCATCAAGCAAAGCAAGCTTGGTGAATTGGCCAGCTTTAAAGGAAAGAGGCGCGCCAGATATTCTCAAACTGAACAGCTCACCTGTCCAATCGATGCGTTTCTCAACTCTTGCGAGGTTGAAACCTTTGAGTTCAATCATGAGACACCTCCTATCTGGTTACTCTTAGTTAAACTTACGCCTTCAACTCGATTATGTAAAGTTTCTGGTTTACATAATCAAACCACTATTTCATTTCACATTTTAAAAACAATTTTATTACATATTAAATGATTACATCTAGAATAAATGCTCAAAGTGATAAGTCGCGTCGCAATTTGTGGCAAAGCAGATGAAAAAGGAGCAATAGAAATGGACACACTGTTAAAGGACTTTCCCGTTATCACAGAGATAAAAGTCGCATGGGGTGAAATGGATGCTCTGCAACACGTTAATAACGTGGTCTATTTTCGCTACTTCGAGACCGCACGTTTAGATTACTTCAACAAAATTAACCTGCTGGTCGACCTGCAGACCTCGCAAATTGGGCCAGTACTGAGCGAGACTCAATGCCGCTACAAATTGCCTGTTACTTACCCAGACACGCTATTAGTCGGTTCTCGCGTAATCGACATGCAAGAAGATCGCATCACGATGGAGTACCAAGTGCTGAGTAAGAAGTGGGGTAAAATTGCGACCATCGCGACCGCCACTGGTGTGATGTTTGATTTTAAGAACAACGTAAAAGCGGCGATTCCAGACCACGTTCGCCAGTCGATTTTAGATTTGGAAGGAACTGTGGGTAGCACGCATCATTTAGAGTAGCAAGAAATGAGAGATTAAAGGCGAGGTTCCCGACAGCGATTCTTCATCGCTGTCGGGAATAACGTATGGCTAATCTTCCAACCTACGCGATAAGAGAACTAGCGTCATTCTAGCGAGCCAAGGCGAGACTAAGAATCTACTTACCGCTTGCTGCAGGCCTATAGAGATATAAATAAACTCAATACAATCTGAGAGTAGATTCTGAATCACGCTCGTTCCTCGCGGTTCAGAATGACGGTTCGAGTTTGGCTCTGACCTCTACAAAACTATCTAAAAAAGTGATTCCAGACAAGCCTAAGTGACCATCCGGAATCTCGCTTTAGACGCATCAGCAGAGCGACTCTTCCAGCCTACGCGATAAGAAAAACTTCGTCATTCTAGCGAGCCATAGCAAGACTAAGAATCTACTTACCGCTTGCAGCAGACCATAAAGCCATGAATAAACTCA encodes the following:
- a CDS encoding ferredoxin--NADP reductase — protein: MIELKGFNLARVEKRIDWTGELFSLRISGAPLSFKAGQFTKLALLDDEGKPISRAYSVVNAPSEQFDWLEFLIVADPQGQLSPRLQKLKSGDSIYVGTTAHGDLIHDSIPKQAHDLWLLSTGTGIGPFLSLLDDINLPPHNERIVLVHAVRFEKDLVYKYLIEQLQQRYEGRLKYIPIVSREVVDGKLQGRIPELIESGLLSNAADAPFSAQRSFVMMCGNPQMIKDTVPVLQELGLEKYRHQTGGNIIYERYW
- a CDS encoding acyl-CoA thioesterase, with the translated sequence MDTLLKDFPVITEIKVAWGEMDALQHVNNVVYFRYFETARLDYFNKINLLVDLQTSQIGPVLSETQCRYKLPVTYPDTLLVGSRVIDMQEDRITMEYQVLSKKWGKIATIATATGVMFDFKNNVKAAIPDHVRQSILDLEGTVGSTHHLE